The nucleotide sequence ccacagtattgagtatgtaagtcgctttggataaaagcgtctaacaaatgtcATAATGTCATTTCTTGTGTTGGTACACGCAGCCTTTCTTTGTGGATCATAACTGCCGCGCCACCAGCTTCATCGACCCCCGGCTGCCCCTGCAGAGCACCCGGCCCCCCAGCGTCCTGGCTCACCGCCAACACCTGACCCGCCAACGCAGCCACAGCGCGGGGGAGGTCAGCCCCCGACGACTGGTATGTCAGCTACATACCTGAAGCACCTGATGTTTTAATTGTGCAGTGTGATATTGACCACACTGCTTACTGAATACATCTATCAACGTCCTATGATCAACGTTATACCTAGCAGCAGTCTTCTCTAGAGTAATAACAGACCATCAAATGTGGAAATGGACCAATCAGGAtccagtattcaactaagccgtacATACAATAATTGTCCTCTCTGAAGGTTGGTGAAGACCCTCGTCACGCCGGGCCCCCGGTCCTGCCGCGACCTTCAAGCACCTTCAGCTCCACCAGCAGGGGGCAGAGTCAGGACGTGGTGCCAGTGGGTCAGTACCAATGCACACAACCCGTCTGCTTTTCAGAAACGAGTCAACTCTGACTGACACAAAGGTCTCTGCTTTTCTTCCAGCTTACAACGACAAAATTGTGGCGTTTCTTCGACAACCAAACATCTTCGAGATTTTACAGGAGAGACAACCTGAGTTCAACCGGAACCATTCactcaggtacacacacacacacacacacacacacacacacacacacacccacacacacacacacacacacacacacacacacactcagattcaCACATTTGTCTGATGGGTAAAAAAGCTGTTACGAGTCCTGTATTCAAAATCACAGTTACAGTCAGCAGCATCTGTTTCATTGTAATGTTGCTATGACGACAGGGAGAAGGTGCAGCTGATCCGCACTGACGGAGGCTCAGGATTGGCCCGGCTGTCAGGTGACGCTGACCTTGTCATGCTGTTAAGGTAACAGCTGCATTTACTTATTTTCCCTTTCCGTCGTCTTATTGTATTATCTGTGTatcactcttcttcttcttcacttccTCCTAATGTACTTCCTTCCTTTCGTACTTTCTGTTGAATGTGTTCAGTTTCCTcagtctctcctctctctcctctgcagTCTGTTTGAAGATGAAGTGATGTGCTACGTACCGCCTCACGCCTTACTGCACCCGAGCTACTGCCAGTCCCCCCGGGGGTCGCCCGTCTCCTCCCCGCAGAACTCTCCTGGTAAGACACACACATGGCATCGTATTGCATTAAGGCCAACACCTTGCAGGCAGACGTTATTAGAGCCTAACAGCAGCTGCCTTCAGACCTGCATGATATCCAGTAATACCAGCTGCGGACACGGGCCTGAAGGAGtgcatgtccccccccccctcctctctgccTGTATGGACTCAGAGAGCCAATGCCAGAGCCCCAGCCCCGTACAAGAGAGACTTTGAGGGCCAAACATGCGCAACTTCTACAGGAAGCTGGAAACCAAAGGCTACGGTCAGGGACCAGGGAAGCTCAAGTAAGGGATTCACGTCTGTGGGAGAAAACATCTCCTCTGTGGGTCTGTCCGCTCACCTGCCTTCTGTCCCTGTCTCAGGTTGATCATCCGCCGGGACCACCTGCTGGAAGACGCCTTCAATCAGATCATGTGCTACTCCCGGAAAGACCTGCAGCGCAGCAAGCTCTACGTCAGCTTtgtgggggaggaggggtgagTATGTGGGAGGGAAGGAATAAGCATGACAGGTGGAATGTAAATAAGTATatccatcagaatcagaatactaaatgtgttgttttgcaGGTGGACTACAGCGGGCCTTCCAGAGAGTTCTTCTTCCTGGTTTCGCAGGGAGCTGTTCAAACCCTTATTATGGTCTGTTTTGAGTACTCGGCCAATGACACCTACACCGTGGCAGATCAGCCCCATGTCCGCCTTCGTAGACATCACCACGAATGGGAGCTTCTACTACCAGCGTTATTCAACACACAATGAAGCGCACAGAGgatctaatgtgtgtgtgtttcaggttcCGGTTCAGTGGTCGTATTCTGGGCTTGGCTCTGATCCATCAGTACCCTGCTGGACGCCTTCTTCACAGAACCCTTCTACAAAGGCCTACTGCGCATGtacgtacagtgtgtgtgtgtgtgtgtgtgtgtgtgtgtgtgtgtgtgtgtgtgtgtgtggtgtgttgtgtgtgtgtgtggttgtgtgtgtgtgtgtgtgtgtgtgtgtgtgtgtgtgtgtgtgtgtgtgttgtgtgtgtgtgtgtgtgtggtgttgggtggtgtgtgtgtgtgtgtgtgtgtgtgagtgtgtgtgtgtgtgtgtgtgtgtcccttcCCCTCCCCTTTCGCCCTGTGTTTCTCTTTTCTGTTGACCGTGTTTAATTTTAATGGAGTATTTGTTCCACCATTTGCTGCTCCTCCTCGGCCTCACACACGTTCCCACACTCactccctgccccccccccccagcccctGTGAGCTGAGTGACCTGGAGTACCTGGACGAGGAGTTCCATCAGTCCCTGCAGTGGATGAAGGACAACGACATCGAGGACATGCTGGACCTCACCTTCACCGTCAATGAGGAGGTCTTcggacaggtgtgtgtgtgtgtgtgtgtgtgtgtgtgtgtgtgtgtgtgtgtgtgtgtgtgtgtgtggtgtgtgtctttgtgtgttgtgtgttttccTTTTCTTCTTAATGGTGTATGcacgtgtgagtgtgagtgagctTTTCTTCGTATTTAATTGtgatgtgtatatatgtgtgacAAAAGAAGCGATGAGCAATGTGGATTCAGTTTGTTtgacttcctgtgtgtgtgtgtgtgtgggtgtgtgtggtgtgtgtgtgtgttgtgtggtgtgtgtgtgtgtgtgtgtgtgtgtgtgtgtgtgtgtgtgtgtgtgtgtgtgtgtgtgtgtgtgtgtgtgtgtgtgtgtgtgtggtgtgtgtgtgtgtgtgtgtgtgtgtgtgtggtgtgtgtgtgtggtgtgtgtgtgtgtgtggtgtgtgtgtgtgtgtgtgtgtgtgtgtggatgtggtggtgtgtgtgtgtgtgtgtgtggtgtgtgtgtgtgtgtgttgtgtgtg is from Pseudochaenichthys georgianus chromosome 2, fPseGeo1.2, whole genome shotgun sequence and encodes:
- the LOC139435021 gene encoding E3 ubiquitin-protein ligase HECW2-like, with protein sequence MRNFYRKLETKGYGQGPGKLKLIIRRDHLLEDAFNQIMCYSRKDLQRSKLYVSFVGEEGLDYSGPSREFFFLVSQGAVQTLIMVCFEYSANDTYTVADQPHVRLRRHHHEWFRFSGRILGLALIHQYPAGRLLHRTLLQRPTAHPL